ACATACTTAAGTAATATATGAGTATGTGTAAGAAATTCATTCCGATTTTGTTTTGAGAAAAATAAATAGACCTCTCTTAAATTGATTGAATTTTATTTTTTTTGGAAAAACATGTTGACAATGAAAAGAACAACGTCCTATAATACGTTTAACAAATGAAAGTGAATTAAGAATTTTCTAACTTTATATGTTGCATATGCAAAGAAGAGGAAAGTAGATGGTTATGATCGTTTCAGAGAGCTGCTCCTAGGCTGTGAGAGTAGTAACAATCGAATCATTGAAGATCACCTCGGAGCATCGCTTGCGAAAGGGAAACTGAGTAGAGAGCGACGGCATCGTCTCCGATAAAAGGACGGGGGTCTAATTGGACCTACAGAGCTTATATTTCGTGAGAAGTATAAGGAAGCTGAGTGGTAACGCGAAACTCTCGCCTCAGCAATCAAAGCTACTAAATTGTAGTAGTTGATTGCTGAGGCGAGAGTTTTTATTTTAAAAAATAGAATAAGAGAATGCGTAGAAGAGGAGAGTAAATGATAAAAGTTGTTTCAGAGAGCTACCCAGATGCTGTGAGGGTGGTAACAATTTCATCATTGAAGATCACCTCGGAGTACTACTTTTGAAAACTAGTAAAAAGTAGCGGAGTTGTTTCCGATAGAAAAACAAAAGTCTAATTGGACTTGCAGAGCTTATATTTCGTGAGAAGTGTAAGGAAGCTGAGTGGTACCACGATTCCCTCGTCTCAGCAATGGATTGCTACAAGTATGTATGTAATCGATTGTTGAGACGAGTATATTTTTAAGGTTTATATACTGAATATTCTGTTAAAAATACTCATCTCAGCAATCGATATAGAAATAGATTGCAAAATAGAGAGAAAAAAAGAGGAGCGATGTGAGATGGGAAATCAGTACATTTATATGAATGGGGAATTTGTAGAAAAAGAAAAGGCAGTTGTTTCAGTATATGATCACGGTTTTTTATACGGAGACGGTGTATTTGAAGGAATTCGTAGTTATGGTGGAAATGTATTTTGTTTAAAGGAACATGTAAAACGATTATATGAATCGGCAAAATCTATTTTACTTACAATCCCGTTGACGATTGAAGAAATGGAGGAAGCAGTTTTACAAACATTGCAAAAAAACGAGTATGCGGATGCCTACATTCGGTTAATTGTTTCAAGAGGAAAGGGTGACTTAGGACTCGATCCGAGAAGTTGTGTGAAACCGAGCGTTATTATCATTGCAGAACAATTAAAGTTATTCCCACAGGAATTTTACGATAATGGATTAAGCGTTGTATCTGTTGCATCAAGACGTAACACGCCAGATGCATTAGACCCACGCATTAAGTCAATGAACTACTTAAATAACGTACTTGTAAAAATTGAAGCGGCGCAAGCAGGAGTGCTAGAGGCACTTATGTTAAATCAACAAGGATATGTTTGTGAAGGATCTGGAGATAATGTTTTCGTTGTGAAAGATGGAAAGGTGTTAACACCTCCTTCTTATTTAGGAGCGCTAGAAGGTATTACGAGAAATAGTGTTATCGAGCTATGTGAGCGACTTCATATTCCATGTGAGGAAAGGCCATTTACTCGTCATGACGTATATGTAGCAGATGAAGTGTTTTTAACGGGAACGGCAGCAGAATTAATTCCAGTTGTAAAAGTTGATTCAAGAGAAATTGGGGATGGGAAACCAGGAAGGTTAACGAAACAATTGACAGAGGAATTTAAAA
This Bacillus paramycoides DNA region includes the following protein-coding sequences:
- the ilvE gene encoding branched-chain-amino-acid transaminase, translating into MGNQYIYMNGEFVEKEKAVVSVYDHGFLYGDGVFEGIRSYGGNVFCLKEHVKRLYESAKSILLTIPLTIEEMEEAVLQTLQKNEYADAYIRLIVSRGKGDLGLDPRSCVKPSVIIIAEQLKLFPQEFYDNGLSVVSVASRRNTPDALDPRIKSMNYLNNVLVKIEAAQAGVLEALMLNQQGYVCEGSGDNVFVVKDGKVLTPPSYLGALEGITRNSVIELCERLHIPCEERPFTRHDVYVADEVFLTGTAAELIPVVKVDSREIGDGKPGRLTKQLTEEFKKLTRERGIRVPGLAESLL